AGGGCATGGATCACCTCGCTGGTCACACCACAGGTGGGGCGGTAGTCGTTGATGCGGTCCTTGCCCCAGTGGAAGTTGGCTCGGACCAGCTGCCAGTCATGGCGCTCGACCCAATCGCGCAACTGCTGGGTCGCGTCCGAGTAGCGCTCCACCAGATCCAGGGCAAAGCCGCCGAGATGTTCCAGTGCGCCGAGCAACACGTCCATGTCGTCACCTGGCGTGACCAGCGGCTTCTCGCAGAGCACGAAGCCCCGATAACCGGACAGCTGCTTGAGCACGGGCGCATGGCTGTGGTCGTTGACGCTGACCACCACGATGTCCGGCGCGAAGGCTTCCAGTGCGCGGGTGACGCTGTCGAAGTAGGGCAGCTCGTTCGCCTTCTGCCGGCGCCCGACATAGGCCAGCGACAGCGGCAGGCCGGAGCTCGTGGCGATATGCTCGAAGGCGCGGCGGTAGCGGTTGCCGGCATAGCCCAGGCCGATGATCAGGATGTTCATGCCGAGGCCTCCTGACGGATCAGCAGGCGCTCGTCGCTGACGGCGAAGCCCAGGGTCTGGTACAGCGAGCCGGCCGCCTCGGTGCTTTGAAGTACCACGCAGCCGACGTTGTGGTTGGCGAACCAGCGCATTAGGTGCTGCATAAGTTGCCGGGCGATGCCGCGGCCTCGCCACTGTGGTTCAACCACCACCGATTGCACCCAGCCGGACAGGCCGTTGAGACAGCCTGGAGCAGGGGCGCGTTGGTCGATGATGGCGGTCGCACAGCCCAGCACCTGTCCGGACTCCTTGTGCTCGGCGGCCAGGATCTGCACGCAGTTACTGTCGTTCAAGCGGCTGCTCAGCCAGGTGCGGTAGGCCGTTCGCCAGCGTGCCGCGTCTTCCGGCGTCTTGCTCGAGTAGCTGGCTGCGGTGCCATCCAGCAAGTACGCGCGCAGCTCCATCAGGCTGGCCAGGTCGGCCTGGGTCGCGGGGCGCACGATGAGGAAGGACTGTTCCATCTCAGGCCACCTCCGCAGCAAAAACCTTGGATGCCAACGGGATGCTGAAGTGGTCGAATGTCTCGCGCAGCGACACCGCCAGATGCTCGATCTGCTCGTCGCTGTGATTCGGCGTAGCGTTGACGCGGAAGCGCTCGGTCCCTACCGGCACGGATGGATAGTTGATCGGCTGCAGGTACACACCGTGGTTATGCAGCAGGCGTTCGGCCGACGCCTTGCAGCGCTTAGCTTCACCTACCAGCACCGGCAGTACATGGGTTTGTGAGCAGGGCATCACCGGCACGTCATGGTGCTTGAGGCGCTCGCGCAGCTTGGCGGTTTGGGTATGCAACTGATCACGCTCGAGGCTGCTGGCCTTGAGATGCTCGACACTGGCCAGGCAGCCGGCAGTGATCGCCGGCGGCAGCGAGGTGGTGAAGATGAAGCCCACGGCGAAAGAGCGCACGGCATCCACGATCACCTGGGTCGAGGCGATATAGCCCCCGATCACGCCAATGGCCTTGGCCATGGTGCCCTGGATGATGTCCACCTGATCGGCTACGCCCAGCTCGGCGGCGATACCGGCACCACGTGGGCCATACATTCCTACTGCGTGTACCTCATCGAGGTAGGTGAGGGCGTTGTAGCGCTTGGCGACCGCGACAATCTCGGCGATGGGAGCGATATCGCCGTCCATCGAGTAGACCGACTCGAACACCACGATCTTCGGTTGGCCATGCGGGTAGCTGGCGAGGATCTGCTCCAGATGCTCAACGTCGTTATGGCGGAAGATCTTGCGCTCGTTGGGCGTCGAGCGGATGCCGTTGACGATTGAGGCGTGGTTCAGTTCGTCACTGATTACCACGCAATCGGGAATACGCCGCAGCAGGCACTGCAGGGTGGCGTCGTTGGAGCCAAAACCCGTGGGGAAGACCAGCGCCGCTTCCTTGCCGTGCCAGTCAGCCAGGCTAGCTTCCAGGCTGGAATACACCTCGTGCGAACCGCCGATATTGCGCGATCCACCGGAGCCCGCACCGTAGGCTTCCAGTGCGTTATGCATTTGCTCGCGGACTGCAGGATGTTGCGACATCCCGAGATAGTCGTTACTGCACCAGACCACCACCGGTTCTTGCTCACGGCCATCCAGCTTGGCCAGCGGGTACTGGCCGCAGATGCGGCTGAGGGTGGTGAAGGTGCGGTACTGGTTGGAGAGCTTCAGTGCCTCCAGTTGTTCCCGAAGAAGTGCTTGGTACATCCGTTTATCTCCTTACCGAGTTGATGACACGTCTCTGTGTGGATCCTCATCAAGCAAGAGCCCTGGCACGGGCATTTGCGGCCAGGTCGGGGTATTCTTCTCGGGATTTATAGGGGTTACAATTTGACTGTTTATCCTAGTACTGGAGGTAACCGGATGAACGCGCCTCGCACAGCCGAACGCACTCGGGTAGAGCTGGCCGAATTCCTGCGTAGCCGCCGCGAACGTATTTCGCCGGAGGAGGTGGGGTTGCCCGCCGGTACTCGGCGGCGCACGCCGGGGCTGCGCCGCGAGGAGGTCGCAGCCCTGGCCGGAGTAGGGTTGTCCTGGTACACCTGGCTGGAACAAGGACGGGACATCAGCGTGTCCGCGACCTTCCTCGACAACCTCTCGCGCACGCTCAAGCTGGATGCCACCGAGCGTCGCCACCTGTTCCTGCTCGCCCACCAGCGACTGCCGCCAGAGCCGGGCAAGACCTGGTGCACGGTGCCTGCGCTGATTCATCGTCTGATGGGGGATCTGCCGTCACGTCCGACCTACGTGCTCAACCTGCGCTGGGATGTGCTGGCCTGGAACGCCGCAGCGGATCGGGTGTTCGGCTTTTCCGTCGTGCCGGCGGACCGCCGTAACCTGCTGTGGATGCTGTTCACCAACCCGGCCATGTGCGAGCTGTTTAATCCCTGGGAGGAGCAGGCGCTGCAGATACTCTCCAGTTTCCGTCGTGACTTCGTGCGGGCGACCCAGGATCCGGATATCGCCGCGCTGGTGAAGGACCTGGAGAAGGCCTCGCCGGACTTCAGGGAATGGTGGCGGCAGCAGGACATCCACGGCCCGTGTCAGGGGATCCGTCACCTGAAGATCGATTCGGTCGGCCAGGTGGTGTTCGAGCACACCACGCTGACCATCGACGAGGATCGCCACCTGCGGCTGGTCTACTACGTGGCCAAGGAAGGCATGCCGCAGAGCCGAGACTTCGAGCAGTGGCTGCAGCAGGCGCCCGCGCTGGTATAAGCCCCGGTGCCTGTTGCTCAACCAATCGACGGCCCGCGCTGGCGACTCAGTTGCCAGGACACGCTGTTGCCCTGGATCAGCGCCGATACGCTCTGCCCTAGCCTCTGCTCAATCACCGGCTTCCAGGGCACCAGGCTGAAGCCGATGCCATCGTCGAGCAGGGCATAACGGCCGCTGGCCAACTGCACGCTGCGCCGGTAGATCCCGCTGACTCGCTGGCCCTCGACCGCCGGGCGGTACTGCATACCCGTCTGCGTCGAGATATCGCGCGCCGTCGCGGTCAGCTCCCGCCCTCGCAGGGTGGCCAACAGGTTGCGTGCGAGCAGCACGCGTTGGCCCTGGCGTTCGGCCAGGCCCTGTTCCACCAGGAAGTCCACGCGCTGTCGCAACTCTTCGCGCACCTCCTTTCCGAAACCCTTGTCGACCATTTCGCGGTTGCCGCCGATCAGCTGTTGGTCCAGCCAGGTCGCGCCAACGGCGCGCACCTGCTGCCCGAGGGGCAGCGGCGTGCGCAGCTCGACGGCGACGTCTCCTAGGCGGTGGGCGTCATGCTGCCGGCCTTGCTCGGGCAGATCGGCCGGTACCCGCCAGACGCCCTCGGCCAGCCGTTCGACGATACCCGACCGGCGCAAGGCTTCGAGGCGCCGCACATGGCGCTCGACCAGTGCCTCGGGATCCTGTCCTGCGACTGCCTGTGATCGTGCCAGGGCCGTATGATGATCGGTGCGATAAATACCGCCCGCAGCCAACGCGGCAATCGACCTGTCCACTGTGCGCGCTTCTCTCAGGCTGCGCGTTTCCACCAGGCCACCGATGGGGAAATCGGCTACTTCCGCACGGGCAGGCAGGGCCAGGTAATGCGCCTTGCCGTCGAGTCCGTCGACCACCAGGTAGCCACGGTCGTTTAGCTCGTCGGCCAGCCCCTTGGCCACGATCCGACCCACCACCTCGGGGCTATCCTTGCCCGGCTGGAAGACCGTCAGCTCTCGCTGCGCGCTACCCATGGCCCGCTGCATCGTGCGCACGATATCGCCACGCTCACCCATGGCGCGCAGAGTGGCCTCGGCGTTGTCACGTAGGAGCCATTGTCCTGGCCGAACTTCATCAGCTAGCTCAAGCTTTTGCAACTGCTGCAGGCGGCCGATCAGCAGCTGCCGGCGCGGATGTTTGGCGAGCGATTTCAGGCTGAGCACACTGGCCTGGCGTTCGCGCAGCAGGGTGCGATCCAGGCTGGTGAAACGCTCCTGCTGTACCTCGCGCTGCAGGCTCTGTTGGATCTCCAGTTCGGTACGCGGACCGAGCCATTCGGTGGCCAGCTCCGAGGCGCGGTTGCGCATGCCCTCGGCGATGTAGTCGCGGGCGATCACCAGATCCTTGCCGGTGTCGTCCTTGCCGCGCAGGACGATATGGGTGTGCGGGTTGTCGGTGTTCCAGTGATCGACCGCCACCCAGTCGAGGCGGGTGCCGAGGTCGGCCTCCATCCGGCTCATCAGGTGGCGGGTATAGGTGCGAAGGTCGTCGAGTTGCTCGGCATCCTCGGGCGAGACGATGAAACGAAACTGGTGGCGGTCGTCCTGGCCGCGTTCCTCGAACGCATTCAGGTCGGCCTGATCGGTCAACGGCCCATAGGCCTGGCCCGGATCGCCTTCGCGACTGACGCCGTCGCGCTCGATATAGCGCAGGTGGCTGAGCGTCGAGCGCTTGCCAGCCTGGCGCAGGTTTACCAGGCGCGTCTTGATGGTAACGCGCCGGGCGTTGGACGGCAGTTGCTGCGCGCTGAAACGGGCGGCGACATGCCCGCGGCCGAGGCGGGCGCCGGGCTGGTGGCCTGTCTTGCGTGGCTTGCCGGTACCGGCCTTGTTGGCCTGGCGCAGCACCTGGTTGACGAAGGGTTGTCCGCGTTGCTGCGGCTTGCCCGGCTGCGGGCGAAAGCTTAATTCGTCGTCCTGACGGCTTCCCTTGCTCATGTTTTGATTCCTCCAAGTTGATCGTGGTACGGCGTATCAGGCACGCTCCCAGGCCGTTGCCGCTGTGGGGCGAACACGATTTCGGCACCTGGCGACACCGGCGCTGTGTCGCCGCCAACCCCCATGCAGACTGCTCTCCGGGCCAACGGAGTGCCGCCCCCTTTTATCTTGCCCTCCGCTTTTTCCGTGCCTTTGCGCTGCTGGGTTGGGTAATCAGGAGAGGCGGGAGGGCGACTTCCAAAGTCCTGGCCGGCAGGAGAGGGCAGAGGTATCTGCAGCCTGGCGGTCCGCGACTGTGCGCACCGAGCGTGTGCGTTCCGCAGGCGGATCGACACGGAGAAGGCCTGTTCATCGACGCGCCTCCAGCGACAAGGGCTGCGCCCGACCAATCACCGCGTCGGCAGACACCGGGCCGAAGTAGCGGCTGTCGAACGACGCCGGGTTGCTGCTGAGCAGGAACAGTTCATCGCCAACCAGGCGTCGACAGGCCTGCCAGGTTGGCAGCGCGCGACCCTGTCGATCCCACCTCAAACGCCTCGCAACAAGGACACCATCGATACGCACCTGACTGCCTTGCATGCACACCCGCTGCGGTGCCACTGCCGCCACGGTCTTCAGCAACGGCACGTCCGCCGGCAGGTAGCCACGCTGAGCCGCCAGCGACCTCACCTCCGGCGGCAGGCGAACCAGTACCAGATCGCCCGGCGCCAACGAGCCGGCCGACGAAATGCGGTACCAGCCGACGGGCACGCTGTCGGAGGCGTTGTAGACCAGCTGCGGTGGCGATGTTGTGAGCGCCGCCCAACCCAGGGCAAACAAGCTGCCGGCGAGCAGCGCCAGTGGCCACCGCACGCCGCGAGCACCCAACGTCATGACGTGGCCTCCGGGAACTGCCGCTCCAGCACTTCGCGCAGCATCTCCGCCATGGTCACGCCGCGGTCGAAGGCCGCCAGCTTGATGCGCGTACGCAGTGCAGGCGTGACGTCCAGCGTCAGGCGGGCGCTATAGCGCTCGACCTTGCCGTTGTCGATTCCAGCGCCTTGGCGTATCCAGGCTTCGGCCTGCGGATCTGCCAGTGGACGTGCACCGATACCGATGCGCTTGCTTCTCATGGCGACCACCTCAGCAACTCGTCGACCAGGCTGCTGACCTCGCACGCGGCGGCGCTGTCCGGCGCCAGTTCGCGCGCCAGACGACCGGCTGCCACGCTTTCGGCGAAGACGATGCGCTGGCGTACTTCTGCTTGCAGTGCTGGTAGCGGTTGGTCGGCCAAGGCGCCGCGCGCTTCGCGGCCGATCACCGTGGTGCTGACGCGGCGGTTGATGGCAAATGCCGCGCGCAGCGTGGGCCTGAACACCTGCGCCTCGCGGATCAGGTTGACCATCTCCGCGCTGGCCCACAGGTCGTAGGGGCTGGGCTGCACCGGGATCAACACGCTATCTGCCGCCAGCAACGCCGAGCGGGCGAGGGCGGCGATGCGCGGTGGCCCGTCGATGATCACGTGATCGACGCGAAGAGCCAGCTCCGGTGCTTCCTGATGCAGCGTCTCGCGTGCCAGGCCGACAGCGCTGAACAGCCTGGGCAAGCCCTGCTGGCTACGCCGCTGCGTCCAGTCCAGCGCCGAGCCCT
The sequence above is drawn from the Pseudomonas sp. Z8(2022) genome and encodes:
- a CDS encoding helix-turn-helix transcriptional regulator translates to MNAPRTAERTRVELAEFLRSRRERISPEEVGLPAGTRRRTPGLRREEVAALAGVGLSWYTWLEQGRDISVSATFLDNLSRTLKLDATERRHLFLLAHQRLPPEPGKTWCTVPALIHRLMGDLPSRPTYVLNLRWDVLAWNAAADRVFGFSVVPADRRNLLWMLFTNPAMCELFNPWEEQALQILSSFRRDFVRATQDPDIAALVKDLEKASPDFREWWRQQDIHGPCQGIRHLKIDSVGQVVFEHTTLTIDEDRHLRLVYYVAKEGMPQSRDFEQWLQQAPALV
- the hemA gene encoding 5-aminolevulinate synthase, translated to MYQALLREQLEALKLSNQYRTFTTLSRICGQYPLAKLDGREQEPVVVWCSNDYLGMSQHPAVREQMHNALEAYGAGSGGSRNIGGSHEVYSSLEASLADWHGKEAALVFPTGFGSNDATLQCLLRRIPDCVVISDELNHASIVNGIRSTPNERKIFRHNDVEHLEQILASYPHGQPKIVVFESVYSMDGDIAPIAEIVAVAKRYNALTYLDEVHAVGMYGPRGAGIAAELGVADQVDIIQGTMAKAIGVIGGYIASTQVIVDAVRSFAVGFIFTTSLPPAITAGCLASVEHLKASSLERDQLHTQTAKLRERLKHHDVPVMPCSQTHVLPVLVGEAKRCKASAERLLHNHGVYLQPINYPSVPVGTERFRVNATPNHSDEQIEHLAVSLRETFDHFSIPLASKVFAAEVA
- a CDS encoding S26 family signal peptidase: MTLGARGVRWPLALLAGSLFALGWAALTTSPPQLVYNASDSVPVGWYRISSAGSLAPGDLVLVRLPPEVRSLAAQRGYLPADVPLLKTVAAVAPQRVCMQGSQVRIDGVLVARRLRWDRQGRALPTWQACRRLVGDELFLLSSNPASFDSRYFGPVSADAVIGRAQPLSLEARR
- a CDS encoding relaxase/mobilization nuclease and DUF3363 domain-containing protein, with the protein product MSKGSRQDDELSFRPQPGKPQQRGQPFVNQVLRQANKAGTGKPRKTGHQPGARLGRGHVAARFSAQQLPSNARRVTIKTRLVNLRQAGKRSTLSHLRYIERDGVSREGDPGQAYGPLTDQADLNAFEERGQDDRHQFRFIVSPEDAEQLDDLRTYTRHLMSRMEADLGTRLDWVAVDHWNTDNPHTHIVLRGKDDTGKDLVIARDYIAEGMRNRASELATEWLGPRTELEIQQSLQREVQQERFTSLDRTLLRERQASVLSLKSLAKHPRRQLLIGRLQQLQKLELADEVRPGQWLLRDNAEATLRAMGERGDIVRTMQRAMGSAQRELTVFQPGKDSPEVVGRIVAKGLADELNDRGYLVVDGLDGKAHYLALPARAEVADFPIGGLVETRSLREARTVDRSIAALAAGGIYRTDHHTALARSQAVAGQDPEALVERHVRRLEALRRSGIVERLAEGVWRVPADLPEQGRQHDAHRLGDVAVELRTPLPLGQQVRAVGATWLDQQLIGGNREMVDKGFGKEVREELRQRVDFLVEQGLAERQGQRVLLARNLLATLRGRELTATARDISTQTGMQYRPAVEGQRVSGIYRRSVQLASGRYALLDDGIGFSLVPWKPVIEQRLGQSVSALIQGNSVSWQLSRQRGPSIG
- a CDS encoding GNAT family N-acetyltransferase, with translation MEQSFLIVRPATQADLASLMELRAYLLDGTAASYSSKTPEDAARWRTAYRTWLSSRLNDSNCVQILAAEHKESGQVLGCATAIIDQRAPAPGCLNGLSGWVQSVVVEPQWRGRGIARQLMQHLMRWFANHNVGCVVLQSTEAAGSLYQTLGFAVSDERLLIRQEASA
- the parA gene encoding ParA family partition ATPase is translated as MIVALLNQKGGVGKTTLATHIAGELALRGQNVILLDADPQGSALDWTQRRSQQGLPRLFSAVGLARETLHQEAPELALRVDHVIIDGPPRIAALARSALLAADSVLIPVQPSPYDLWASAEMVNLIREAQVFRPTLRAAFAINRRVSTTVIGREARGALADQPLPALQAEVRQRIVFAESVAAGRLARELAPDSAAACEVSSLVDELLRWSP